One genomic region from Leptospira tipperaryensis encodes:
- a CDS encoding LA_3334 family protein, with product MFNYQFSSRKYTLFALLLFSSWFGTSTIDSAEIVLKDGSAFIGKLQEESDIRVKFLWKEKSYEIPRKDLSSIDPTKTGSDTSYHYTSFQLKDGSTIKGIVAEDTDKELMIKTDLGFIHIDKNKIRSSDAPEALNPVLNPKYLNTGDKNWNHKIGFSIQALANGSPLGASNPATFGGAFYLEPAFFELFKFRPGIRLEYQVSNSNASNYSFLNQFFYFNRSYRIGESLIWDFYSNIGIGSSTVQYSGNSQKLSGTNPAVYFEIGWQGLQIRSVVFRTGIRSTCIFESNGQVCNAGIEFGALLIL from the coding sequence ATGTTCAACTACCAGTTTTCCTCTCGTAAATACACGTTATTTGCTCTGCTTCTATTTTCCTCGTGGTTTGGCACCTCAACTATTGATTCCGCCGAAATTGTCCTGAAAGATGGATCAGCGTTCATTGGTAAACTCCAGGAAGAATCCGATATTCGAGTAAAATTCCTTTGGAAGGAAAAGAGTTACGAAATTCCGAGGAAGGATCTTTCTTCAATTGATCCGACAAAAACTGGATCAGATACATCTTATCACTACACCTCTTTCCAATTAAAAGACGGAAGCACAATCAAAGGAATTGTTGCAGAGGATACAGATAAGGAATTGATGATCAAAACTGATTTGGGCTTTATTCATATAGATAAGAACAAGATTCGATCTTCAGATGCACCCGAGGCTTTAAATCCTGTTTTAAATCCTAAGTATTTAAACACAGGTGATAAAAACTGGAATCACAAAATCGGATTTTCCATTCAAGCATTAGCGAATGGTTCTCCGCTAGGAGCTTCCAATCCAGCTACATTCGGTGGAGCGTTTTATTTGGAACCTGCTTTCTTTGAACTATTTAAGTTCAGACCAGGCATTCGATTGGAATACCAAGTATCTAATTCAAACGCATCAAATTACTCTTTTCTAAATCAATTCTTTTACTTCAACCGCTCTTATCGCATTGGTGAAAGTTTAATCTGGGATTTTTATTCTAATATTGGAATCGGATCATCGACCGTACAATATTCCGGTAACAGCCAGAAACTTTCGGGAACGAATCCGGCAGTTTATTTTGAAATCGGATGGCAAGGTCTTCAAATCAGGTCGGTTGTGTTTCGAACCGGAATTCGTTCAACTTGCATTTTTGAATCCAATGGTCAAGTCTGCAATGCTGGTATAGAATTCGGAGCTTTATTGATCTTATGA
- a CDS encoding SBBP repeat-containing protein: MNKIKSIISKLLLILITIGTFSNCKNEKKGPSDLELLSILQLLSGFSLPGPKPEWTRILGATSGGVQVKSITSDPNSNVYVTGQAGGNVDGQIITGFYDLFVTKYNSSGSKQWTKLMGVAGDQTIAYGITSDALGNVYTVGETNGALDGEAFFGTPDFADRNFFVVKFDSNGNKQWTRLLGVTGYTSASSVTTDTLGNVYVTGTSISGLDGQTFSGGGAGYFIVKYNSSGTKQWTKLFAGPKPTGIACDSNERIYLTGLTLTTMDGVVVNGTNDAFLIQFDSNGNKVWTKLTGVAGKDTRSNGITTDSSGNIYLAGSTNGSIDDQIKSGGVLDLLIIKFDSSGNRVWTRQVGFTGNAFAVSNKTSTGMGVKVGKDQELYVTGFTNGNLDNQAHSDPTSDKRNVFLTKYDFRGNKIWTSITGQKGYISEAYSIATDPQGHPYLTGYTNGPLNGESLAGSGSNLFVIKY; encoded by the coding sequence ATGAACAAAATCAAATCGATAATCAGTAAGCTATTATTAATTCTGATTACGATTGGTACATTTTCCAATTGTAAAAATGAAAAAAAGGGACCGAGTGATCTTGAGCTACTTTCTATATTACAATTATTATCTGGTTTCAGTCTTCCAGGACCAAAGCCGGAATGGACTCGAATATTAGGAGCCACTTCAGGAGGGGTTCAAGTTAAATCGATTACTTCCGATCCGAATAGCAATGTCTATGTAACGGGGCAAGCAGGTGGGAATGTGGATGGCCAAATTATCACAGGCTTTTATGATCTTTTTGTTACGAAATACAACTCTTCAGGTTCGAAGCAATGGACTAAATTAATGGGCGTTGCTGGAGACCAAACAATAGCTTACGGAATCACATCTGATGCTTTGGGAAATGTATATACAGTCGGAGAAACAAATGGAGCTTTAGATGGAGAAGCGTTCTTTGGAACTCCTGATTTCGCAGATCGTAATTTTTTCGTTGTTAAGTTTGATTCCAATGGGAATAAACAATGGACCCGATTGTTAGGCGTCACTGGCTATACTAGCGCTTCCTCAGTAACGACTGATACTCTTGGAAATGTCTACGTAACGGGTACATCAATAAGCGGCCTGGATGGACAAACTTTTTCAGGTGGCGGAGCTGGATATTTCATCGTAAAGTATAATTCTTCTGGAACAAAGCAATGGACAAAGTTATTTGCTGGTCCTAAGCCTACTGGAATAGCTTGTGATTCAAACGAAAGAATCTATTTAACTGGTTTAACTCTGACCACTATGGATGGAGTTGTTGTTAATGGAACAAATGATGCCTTTTTAATTCAATTTGATTCAAATGGGAATAAAGTTTGGACGAAACTAACAGGAGTAGCTGGAAAGGATACGCGCTCTAATGGAATTACAACGGATTCTTCTGGAAATATTTATCTTGCTGGATCCACAAACGGAAGTATTGACGATCAAATAAAATCCGGTGGTGTATTGGATTTGCTCATTATAAAATTTGATAGTAGTGGAAATCGAGTTTGGACTCGCCAAGTAGGCTTTACTGGTAATGCCTTTGCGGTTTCGAACAAGACCTCTACAGGTATGGGAGTCAAAGTTGGAAAAGATCAAGAACTGTATGTTACTGGTTTTACAAATGGCAATTTAGATAACCAAGCCCATTCTGATCCAACAAGTGATAAAAGAAATGTATTCCTCACTAAATACGATTTTCGTGGGAACAAAATTTGGACCTCGATTACCGGGCAAAAAGGATATATTTCCGAAGCTTATTCAATCGCAACCGATCCTCAAGGACATCCTTACTTAACGGGTTACACCAATGGACCTTTAAATGGGGAATCTCTTGCAGGTAGTGGATCAAATCTGTTCGTAATAAAATACTAA
- a CDS encoding kelch repeat-containing protein: MKYILILLLSLSLMKCGQSPLIDGSNLDTHKLDGFPVVIPGATNATFIFKCKAESTAAIAYGKASIEGVMPSITNSKDHIVVINNLETQTNYFYSAFCGDLQSPPNPLMLTFQTLVSDQPQKTRGIWILGGLGAGISPIAQVDLYDPVTNQWLAAITNIPTPRAYSNIVSHQNKIYVMGGLVKSGVTFTAVNTVNEYDPFNNVWKTMVSMPDTHQGGIAFSSGNDIYIISGTTSADMTTGTLANTVYKFTPSLGTNGTWLKYVSNSAIFQRVDMPGCAIQDTLFYSGGRRNTDGLPFNTSDAYIPSGNTTTSLVEATISQAKYGAAMACYRPNPKDTYPADPAAILIAGGSTTADVFQPPTSVTSSNTFDYSLATTSNYTAGGILPTALYYPAMEVSYELRRAFLFGGANLTNVPQDKVYSMDLGNPTTTPWRTETITLPVARYGHKAVILSR, from the coding sequence ATGAAATATATACTTATTCTTTTACTATCCTTGTCCTTAATGAAGTGCGGACAATCTCCCCTTATTGACGGTTCAAATCTTGATACCCATAAGCTCGACGGTTTCCCTGTTGTGATTCCAGGCGCCACAAACGCTACGTTTATCTTTAAATGTAAAGCAGAGTCAACTGCTGCAATTGCATATGGGAAAGCAAGTATCGAAGGAGTAATGCCGAGCATTACAAATTCGAAAGATCATATTGTCGTAATCAATAACCTTGAAACTCAAACCAATTACTTTTACTCAGCCTTTTGTGGTGACTTACAATCCCCTCCCAATCCTTTGATGCTAACCTTCCAAACTCTTGTAAGTGATCAACCACAGAAAACACGAGGTATTTGGATCTTAGGAGGTCTCGGAGCTGGAATTTCTCCGATCGCACAAGTAGATTTGTATGACCCTGTAACGAACCAATGGTTAGCAGCAATTACGAACATCCCAACTCCAAGAGCCTACTCCAATATTGTTTCTCATCAGAATAAGATCTATGTTATGGGGGGCTTGGTAAAATCAGGAGTAACCTTCACGGCGGTTAATACCGTAAACGAATACGATCCATTCAATAACGTATGGAAAACAATGGTTTCGATGCCCGACACTCATCAAGGAGGAATCGCATTCTCATCTGGAAACGATATTTATATTATCTCCGGAACAACTTCAGCAGACATGACGACCGGAACCCTTGCAAACACGGTTTACAAGTTCACCCCTTCTTTAGGAACAAATGGAACGTGGCTGAAATATGTTTCTAACAGCGCAATTTTTCAAAGAGTGGATATGCCAGGTTGCGCGATTCAGGATACCTTATTTTATTCGGGCGGAAGGCGAAACACTGACGGTCTTCCATTTAACACATCAGATGCTTATATTCCGAGTGGGAATACAACCACATCCCTTGTTGAAGCAACTATTAGCCAGGCAAAGTATGGAGCCGCAATGGCTTGTTATCGTCCGAATCCAAAAGATACCTACCCTGCTGACCCAGCCGCCATCTTAATCGCTGGAGGATCAACGACCGCCGACGTGTTCCAACCCCCTACTTCGGTTACATCTTCCAATACATTTGATTACAGTTTAGCGACTACTTCCAACTATACAGCAGGAGGAATTTTACCAACTGCTCTTTATTATCCAGCAATGGAAGTCTCCTACGAACTCAGGAGAGCGTTTCTGTTCGGTGGGGCCAATCTCACAAATGTTCCGCAGGATAAAGTCTACTCCATGGACTTAGGAAACCCTACAACCACTCCCTGGAGAACAGAGACGATCACGCTACCCGTAGCTCGATACGGCCACAAAGCTGTAATTTTGAGTAGATAA
- a CDS encoding tetratricopeptide repeat protein, whose product MKNILSLILLSLIFFSASIFPQSIGENSSYQQIKDLIDSNRATEAQSLLDEWIRLDPNDATIQLYQTEVWIRIADQKYKDRKFKTAFVYYEKAFANWPNNPSVRARYIELKDKRLVDHTNSTPILKTRFTAFGSQVGENGEVIVPFKEMNESLKQIRDEIHILQEKSNSFYLTLSLISVSILLQCFILLRLGFRR is encoded by the coding sequence ATGAAGAATATTTTAAGTTTAATCTTACTTTCACTCATATTCTTCTCTGCTTCTATCTTTCCACAAAGTATAGGCGAAAATTCTTCTTATCAACAAATCAAAGACTTAATTGATTCGAATCGAGCTACGGAAGCGCAATCTTTGCTGGATGAATGGATCCGACTCGATCCAAATGACGCTACAATTCAACTCTATCAAACTGAAGTCTGGATTCGAATAGCAGATCAAAAATACAAAGACCGAAAGTTTAAGACAGCCTTTGTTTATTATGAAAAAGCTTTTGCCAACTGGCCGAACAACCCTTCGGTCCGTGCCAGATATATTGAATTGAAAGATAAGAGACTCGTTGATCATACAAACTCTACACCAATTCTAAAAACTCGATTTACAGCGTTTGGTTCTCAGGTCGGTGAGAATGGAGAAGTGATAGTTCCTTTCAAAGAAATGAACGAGTCTTTAAAACAAATTCGTGATGAGATTCATATTCTACAAGAGAAATCAAATTCATTTTATCTGACGCTATCTCTGATATCGGTTTCGATCTTACTTCAGTGTTTTATTTTATTGAGGTTAGGATTTCGTCGTTAG